The Bacteroidota bacterium genome segment ATCTCTATTTGAAATAAAATTGATAACATAAATAATATAAAATATAATTCAAAAATCCCCTAAACCCATCAAGGAGCGGGGCGTGGATGCCAAAAAACGTCAAGAGTAGGCCTTAATTTTACAATTAACTTTATGAAAATCAAGCTTCGTTTTGTCCCATATTTTTTAACAGTGGGCATGTTTTTAATTTTTGCTGCCAGTTGCAGCAAAGACAGCAATGCCGGCAGTAATGATAACAGCAATACTGCTGCCGGCAAAATTAAAGCTCCTGAGTTTAATTCCAAGGTTACTTATGGTACAATGACCGACCAGGACGGTAATGTTTACAAGACCGTAACTATTGGTACGCAGACCTGGATGGCAGAAAATCTGCGGGTGAAGACTTATAATGATGGAACAAGTATTACTAACATGGTATATCATGGGCACGGGCTTAACGGTGGATATTGTAATTATAATAATACGGATAACCCGGATACGATTTCTACCTATGGAAGGTTGTATGATTGGTATGCAGTTAATACGGGAAAACTTGCACCCAAAGGCTGGCATGTACCCTCGCAGGCTGAGTGGACAACTTTAGTCAATTACCTGGGAGGCGAAAATGTTGCCGGCGGAAAAATAAGAGAAGCCGGCACTGACCATTGGAAAGGTCCCAATACCGGGGGAACAAATGAATCGGGTTTTACAGCCATTCCCTGTGGTGTATACAGCCATTCAGACGATTTTGGTAATTCAGGCGAATTTACTGCATGGTGGACTTCTGATTATTATTTTGATTATACTGCTTATGTGATGTGTATTAACGATAATTGTTCGACAATGTATTGTGGGGGCACTTATTCTAATATAAATACAGGGTATTCTGTACGTTGTGTAAAGGATTAACTTTTTTATTTGCCAGGGAGAAATCAACTGATTTTAAATTGGAATAAGATCCTGTTTAATCCGGAGAATTAAGATTTCATCAACAACATAAATGATTACCGTGAAATTTTAAGTCTTCGATTACAGGCTTGTGTTAGAATTTTTGAATATTATTTAAATATTATGTTAAAAAAATTAATTGAGTTAACGGTTTTGATATTTTGTATGGTCATAGTCTTCAATGCATGCAAAAAGGATGGAGGTGCAGGTTCTGAAAATTCGGGCCATACGCTGGCCAAGCCAAAATTTAATTCTAATGTTACTTATGGCACTGTAACCGACCAGGATGGGAATGTTTATAAAACAGTAATTATTGGAACCCAAACCTGGATGGCAGAAAACCTCAAAGTTACCCATTATAACGATGGAACACCCATTCCCAATGTTACCGGTAATGAGGAATGGAAATCTTTGTCAACGGGTGCATATTGCAATTATAACAATACGGCCAATAAGGATACCATTGATATTTACGGCAGGCTTTATAATTGGTATGCTGTAAATACTGGAAAACTTGCACCTAAGGGCTGGCATGTGGCTACGGATATTGACTGGGCAAATTTGGAACATTTTTTAGGTGAGAACCTGGCTGTTGGAAAATTAAAGGAAGAGGGTACCGATCATTGGATGACTCCTAATATGGCGGCTACCAATGAAAGTGGATTTACTGCACTTCCTGCTGGCGAAAGGTATTATTATGGTGAATTTTATGATATTGGTGAGCACAGTTACTGGTGGAGTTCTTCCCTCGATTATGGCAAATATGCCTTGGAATGGGGGGCAGATTATCGCATCACGAATTTAGGTAGATGTGGCTATGAAGTCATGGATGGTTTTTCAGTACGTTGCATAAAAGACAATTAAACCCAACCTGAATTGGGCTGAACAATTCAGGTTGTAATATTATTTTTGGTTATTGACCATAAAAAAAGCCACGGAAATAATCCTGTGGCTTTTTTCTGCAATAAATTTATCTATTACTTGTCCTTACTTTAAAATTTTCTATTCAACCAGTTCTTCTTCAGCTTCATTGTTGTTTGTTCCTGCACCTACTGCAGTTGAATCGGCATTTCTCCTGCCTCGGGTTGAATCCGGCCTGTAAAATGTATGGCAGGAGAAATTCTTGGAGATTTTTGCATCCGGTTTCGGGAATGGAACTTTCAAATAGTCAAAATGGCTGTCGTGGAGCACTTTTTCCATGAAAAGCCCGAAAATCGGCAGGGCAGTTTTGCAGCCTTCCCCAAGTGCATTGGTACGGAAATGTATGCTCCGGTGTTCGCCGCCAACCCAGGCGCCACCAATAAGTTTGGGCGTTACACCTACAAACCAGCCGTCGGAATTATGCTGTGATGTTCCTGTTTTTCCTCCAAATTCTATTTTTGATTTAAACAGATCATAAGAGAACAAGGCTTGTGTGGTTGCCCTGGGTTCCGTCATGCCTCCGCGCAACATCTGGGTCATCAGGTAAGAAGCTTCAGGGGAAATAACCTGCTGACTGGAAGAATGAAATTCTTTTAAGACATGGCCGTCTTTGTCTTCTATTTTTGTTACCAGCAAAGGTTCCA includes the following:
- a CDS encoding FISUMP domain-containing protein translates to MKIKLRFVPYFLTVGMFLIFAASCSKDSNAGSNDNSNTAAGKIKAPEFNSKVTYGTMTDQDGNVYKTVTIGTQTWMAENLRVKTYNDGTSITNMVYHGHGLNGGYCNYNNTDNPDTISTYGRLYDWYAVNTGKLAPKGWHVPSQAEWTTLVNYLGGENVAGGKIREAGTDHWKGPNTGGTNESGFTAIPCGVYSHSDDFGNSGEFTAWWTSDYYFDYTAYVMCINDNCSTMYCGGTYSNINTGYSVRCVKD
- a CDS encoding fibrobacter succinogenes major paralogous domain-containing protein, which produces MLKKLIELTVLIFCMVIVFNACKKDGGAGSENSGHTLAKPKFNSNVTYGTVTDQDGNVYKTVIIGTQTWMAENLKVTHYNDGTPIPNVTGNEEWKSLSTGAYCNYNNTANKDTIDIYGRLYNWYAVNTGKLAPKGWHVATDIDWANLEHFLGENLAVGKLKEEGTDHWMTPNMAATNESGFTALPAGERYYYGEFYDIGEHSYWWSSSLDYGKYALEWGADYRITNLGRCGYEVMDGFSVRCIKDN